One window from the genome of Dermochelys coriacea isolate rDerCor1 chromosome 19, rDerCor1.pri.v4, whole genome shotgun sequence encodes:
- the FCN3 gene encoding LOW QUALITY PROTEIN: ficolin-3 (The sequence of the model RefSeq protein was modified relative to this genomic sequence to represent the inferred CDS: deleted 2 bases in 1 codon): protein MARAKDQSLLPCGHELASEALWLKARAAWPELGRTRCAVLCWRKRPDATSPDGLWGMVVGGGKLLCLGTMVGSPVYFPGKAPHQGIVPGMYISRVGEGGAHKRTVKMWPVGPWSFISALLWLCTWTLITGDPGSCPEVKVVGLSGAEKLTILQGCPGMPGAAGSPGEKGAHGQPGLRGAGGPPGKAGPKGERGDHPDPSFLCQNGPKSCKELLGKGEFLSGWHTIYLLDCRPLRVFCDMDTDGGGWLVFQKRMDGSVDFYRTWSSYKKGFGNQLSEFWLGNENLHLLTQDGEFQLRVDLVNFNDSSSFASYRSFKLKGEEDKYELVLGTFLGGSAGDSLGLHNGKPFSTYDRDNDSGTQNCAITVHGAWWYVNCYRANLNGGYAVGEQKKQRYGIDWVSGQGVGNPYKRTEMKLR, encoded by the exons ATGGCTAGAGCCAAGGATCAGAGCCTGCTGCCGTGTGGCCACGAGCTGGCATCTGAAGCCCTATGGCTGAAGGCCAGGGCTGCGTGGCCAGAGCTGGGTAGGAcacgctgtgctgtgctgtgctggaggaagaggCCTGACGCCACCTCTCCAGATGGCCTCTGGGGGATGGTAGTTGGGGGTGGCAAGCTTTTGTGCCTTGGGACAATGGTGGGAAGCCCGGTTTACTTCCCAGGAAAAGCTCCCCACCAGGGCATTGTTCCTGGAATGTACATAAGCCGAGTTGGGGAGGGAGGCGCTCACAAGAGAACA GTGAAGATGTGGCCAGTCGGCCCTTGGAGCTTTATTTCAGCCCTGCTTTGGCTCTGCACCTGGACACTGATAACTGGGGACCCCGGCAGCTGCCCAG AGGTGAAGGTGGTGGGTCTCTCCGGCGCTGAGAAACTCACCATATTACAGGGATGCCCCGGGATGCCAGGTGCAGCAGGAAGCCCTGGAGAAAAGGGGGCACATGGTCAACCTGGCCTGAGAG GGGCCGGGGGGCCGCCCGGGAAAGCAGGACCGAAGGGGGAACGAG GAGACCACCCAGACCCTTCCTTCCTCTGCCAGAACG GGCCAAAGAGCTGCAAGGAGCTTCTGGGAAAAGGGGAGTTCCTGAGCGGCTGGCACACCATCTACCTGCTGGACTGCCGGCCGCTGAGGGTCTTCTGCGACATGGACACTGACGGTGGAGGCTGGCTG GTGTTCCAGAAACGCATGGATGGCTCGGTGGATTTCTACCGCACCTGGAGCTCCTACAAGAAGGGCTTCGGGAACCAGCTCTCCGAGTTCTGGTTGGGCAACGAGAACCTCCACCTACTCACCCAGGACG GCGAGTTCCAGCTCCGTGTGGACCTGGTGAATTTTAATGACAGCAGCTCCTTTGCCAGCTACCGGTCCTTCAAACTCAAGGGGGAAGAGGACAAGTATGAGCTTGTTCTGGGGACATTCCTCGGCGGCTCTGCAG GTGACTCCTTGGGCCTCCACAACGGGAAGCCTTTCTCCACCTACGATCGCGACAATGACAGCGGGACGCAGAACTGTGCCATCACTGTGCATGGTGCCTGGTGGTACGTCAACTGCTACCGTGCCAACCTGAACGGGGGCTACGCGGTGGGGGAGCAGAAGAAGCAGAGATATGGCATTGACTGGGTCTCTGGCCAGGGCGTCGGCAACCCCTACAAACGCACGGAAATGAAGCTCCGCTAG